A region from the Rhinoderma darwinii isolate aRhiDar2 chromosome 2, aRhiDar2.hap1, whole genome shotgun sequence genome encodes:
- the EVI2A gene encoding protein EVI2A: MRKMQSSLHLVIMFFSFCKAEVSNTDFNNLTGVVSEINTTSDASEHFLPFYDDNSTYSLFKTAQELERQNLTTSKPTVTKVTYNVTQKNTSTETNGIKSNHTVKSHTPNMKTNTTCTIDEKYKTGIIICVIIIAVLVFIIAMLIICAVALVNKVSSLKAKLTQSKRQARSNGDFLSASSILWPSGMETWQKKSQEANLTMDEISLGDANTIENEKHKLMATPVLDKPKEITQSSPTATMTTVSTVEV, translated from the coding sequence ATGAGGAAGATGCAGTCCTCATTGCATCTTGTGATAATGTTTTTTTCATTCTGTAAAGCAGAAGTAAGCAATACAGATTTCAACAACCTCACCGGTGTGGTATCTGAAATAAACACCACATCGGATGCTTCGGAACATTTCCTGCCATTTTATGACGACAATTCTACATATTCTTTATTTAAAACTGCTCAAGAACTTGAAAGACAAAATTTAACAACAAGTAAACCCACTGTAACAAAAGTTACATATAATGTGACCCAAAAAAACACTAGTACAGAAACAAATGGGATCAAAAGCAACCATACTGTCAAATCCCATACTCCAAACATGAAGACTAACACAACATGTACTATTGATGAGAAATATAAGACTGGAATAATAATATGCGTCATCATAATAGCGGTGCTGGTATTCATTATTGCAATGTTAATCATATGCGCTGTGGCACTAGTAAACAAAGTATCAAGTCTAAAGGCGAAACTAACGCAATCAAAGCGCCAGGCCAGAAGCAATGGAGACTTTCTGAGCGCATCAAGTATATTGTGGCCATCAGGAATGGAAACATGGCAGAAGAAATCTCAAGAAGCCAATCTAACCATGGATGAGATTTCATTGGGAGATGCCAACACAATTGAAAATGAGAAGCATAAACTGATGGCAACTCCTGTACTAGACAAACCAAAAGAAATAACACAAAGCTCACCAACTGCAACCATGACCACAGTATCCACAGTCGAAGTCTAA
- the OMG gene encoding oligodendrocyte-myelin glycoprotein gives MGFRTKPSPGLLMILCSVPNILCLCPLKCSCSMKNRNVDCSGRNLTALPHGLQDNITQLNLSYNYLADLDGQLTRFTNLRELDVSHNLLKNLPSHLPKSLWEVYAAHNNITMLHKLDTAYQWNLKVLDISRNSLQRTFFINNTLISLQLLNLSHNLLWTVPTNMPSNIRTIDLSHNSITQILPGTLVRMPKLQTLYLHNNRFSYIPNNAFDQMIHLKKITLHNNPWSCKETQNMDYLMKWTAAKKNVNPCTNDTKEQITELRLTPYAATNNVTTDDIPLLTTIHSRFLEVQETKLYKKVQFSEVLPTTPLVSSDHILLASTEDSQFTDEGSADGMIHLDFNNFGKEIDTFISSNEVEEIEIDSPTVILSTDKGISNAILITDNDRPNRGPEVAMPSTTVSGEIQSTTVKLNDVPSSATQKTAFLVMPFLLFPLTLRII, from the coding sequence ATGGGCTTTCGAACAAAACCATCTCCGGGACTTCTGATGATCTTATGTTCTGTACCAAATATTTTGTGCCTCTGCCCCTTGAAGTGCTCGTGCTCTATGAAAAACAGAAATGTGGACTGTTCTGGAAGAAACCTGACTGCATTGCCACATGGACTCCAAGACAACATCACACAGCTAAACTTGTCTTACAATTACTTGGCCGATCTAGACGGCCAATTGACTCGGTTCACTAATTTAAGAGAACTTGACGTCTCGCACAACTTGCTCAAGAACCTGCCTTCTCACTTGCCAAAATCTCTTTGGGAAGTGTATGCCGCACACAACAACATAACAATGCTTCATAAGCTGGACACTGCTTACCAGTGGAACCTGAAGGTGCTCGATATCTCCAGAAACAGCCTGCAGAGGACGTTCTTCATTAACAATACACTGATCAGTCTGCAACTGCTGAACCTCAGCCACAACCTGCTCTGGACTGTTCCTACCAACATGCCAAGCAATATACGAACCATCGATTTATCCCATAACTCCATAACTCAGATCCTACCGGGAACCCTGGTGAGAATGCCTAAACTTCAAACCCTATACCTGCACAATAACAGATTTTCTTATATACCGAACAATGCTTTTGACCAAATGATCCATTTAAAGAAGATCACTCTGCACAATAATCCATGGTCCTGCAAGGAGACACAAAACATGGACTATCTGATGAAGTGGACGGCTGCAAAGAAAAATGTCAATCCTTGTACCAATGACACCAAGGAGCAGATTACTGAACTCCGTTTAACCCCATACGCAGCAACAAATAATGTCACTACTGATGACATTCCATTACTTACGACAATTCATTCTCGATTTCTAGAAGTTCAAGAAACAAAACTGTACAAGAAGGTCCAATTCTCCGAGGTTCTACCTACAACCCCACTCGTTAGCTCTGATCACATTTTGCTTGCAAGCACAGAAGATTCTCAGTTCACAGATGAAGGCTCTGCAGATGGAATGATCCATTTAGATTTCAACAACTTTGGAAAAGAAATAGATACTTTCATAAGTTCAAATGAAGTAGAGGAAATTGAAATAGACAGCCCTACTGTGATCCTGAGCACTGATAAAGGGATATCAAATGCGATCCTGATCACGGATAATGATCGACCAAACAGGGGTCCAGAGGTGGCTATGCCAAGCACAACCGTATCAGGAGAGATACAAAGTACAACTGTTAAACTCAATGATGTTCCTTCCTCTGCAACACAGAAAACTGCATTCCTTGTAATGCCCTTTTTACTCTTTCCTCTAACCCTTAGGATTATATAA